The Desulfuromonas versatilis genome has a segment encoding these proteins:
- a CDS encoding response regulator — MESQLARKKADGSNYRILVVDDSEDILQLLKAGLGRCGFDVVTASDGQDAMARSDSEIFDLVLTDICMPGINGNALARHIKYIKEEVPVIALTGSVDLAGDHFDIVIKKPFRINFILNLINDFIVR; from the coding sequence ATGGAATCGCAGCTGGCTAGGAAAAAAGCTGATGGATCTAACTACAGAATTCTCGTTGTTGACGACAGTGAGGACATCCTGCAACTGCTCAAGGCAGGTCTGGGCAGATGTGGTTTCGATGTGGTCACCGCCAGCGACGGTCAAGATGCCATGGCCAGGTCAGATAGTGAGATTTTCGACCTCGTCCTGACTGACATCTGCATGCCAGGGATAAATGGCAATGCTCTGGCCAGGCACATAAAATACATCAAGGAAGAGGTGCCGGTCATTGCATTGACTGGTTCTGTCGATTTAGCTGGAGATCATTTTGACATAGTCATAAAAAAGCCATTTAGAATTAATTTCATACTGAACTTGATCAATGACTTCATTGTTCGATAG
- a CDS encoding response regulator transcription factor: MKTETLLLVSPRVEFRQTMACLLKDAAGRIFQVAPEQVMYALEKEQPQLVLLDGHAEGIAVLAACRELRASYQGLLVCVMEGSAVHLRLLALSLGADLALPSSEAGHLIAAQIKALLRRFGTRHPSTLYRFGELLIDAGRRDAYVAGRAAELSTVEFDLLWALVLRAGVVVSREELYAELNHAPYNGYDRGVDMHVSRIRRKIGDDPLRPVLLKTVRGVGYQFVGLNHDQSALQTVTSG; this comes from the coding sequence ATGAAAACCGAAACCCTACTGCTGGTTTCACCGCGGGTTGAATTTCGCCAGACGATGGCGTGTCTGCTGAAGGATGCGGCCGGCCGGATTTTTCAGGTGGCGCCGGAGCAGGTTATGTATGCGCTTGAAAAAGAGCAGCCGCAACTGGTTCTTCTTGATGGCCATGCAGAAGGGATAGCCGTTCTGGCGGCTTGTCGCGAGCTACGTGCAAGCTACCAGGGCCTGCTGGTCTGCGTCATGGAGGGCAGCGCTGTCCACCTGCGGCTGCTGGCTCTGAGCCTGGGGGCCGATCTCGCGCTGCCCAGTTCAGAGGCTGGCCATTTGATTGCCGCGCAGATCAAAGCGCTCCTCCGGCGATTCGGCACTCGCCACCCTTCCACCCTGTACCGTTTTGGCGAATTGTTGATCGACGCTGGCCGGCGGGACGCTTACGTCGCCGGGCGTGCCGCTGAGCTGTCGACCGTCGAGTTCGATCTGCTCTGGGCCCTGGTACTCAGGGCCGGGGTTGTCGTCTCCCGGGAGGAACTCTATGCCGAACTCAACCATGCGCCGTACAACGGCTATGATCGCGGTGTGGACATGCATGTCTCACGAATCCGCAGAAAGATCGGCGATGACCCTCTGCGCCCTGTCCTGCTGAAAACCGTTCGCGGCGTCGGCTATCAATTTGTCGGCCTGAACCACGACCAGAGCGCGCTGCAAACTGTTACATCCGGTTGA
- a CDS encoding alcohol dehydrogenase catalytic domain-containing protein has product MTLPIPDTMAVAMVHDFADIRIEQRPVPAIGPREILVKVAACGVCSGDVMDWYIRAKAPLVLGHEPAGTVVQVGKEVKDFAPGDRVFMHHHAPCFVCERCRRGLYSLCPTWKKSQLDPGGMAEYVRVAEVNLADTLKLPEGVSFAGGTLVEPAACAVKGIRKSGLLPGETVLVTGLGVMGMLNILVARAYGAARIIAADLVPWRLQKALELGADAVVDVSRDNLAEKVAELTGGGKAERVIVGPGTPRAMAEGIRACAPGGTVLLFTPTPPGQILELEPHFLYFNEITLACSYSCGPYDTREALELIARGAIRPEQLVTHRFPLQRAGEAFATTVKGGESLKSLVVLEEGA; this is encoded by the coding sequence ATGACCCTGCCGATCCCCGACACCATGGCGGTGGCGATGGTCCACGACTTCGCCGACATCCGCATCGAACAACGCCCGGTGCCGGCCATCGGCCCCCGCGAGATCCTGGTTAAGGTGGCGGCCTGCGGGGTCTGCTCGGGCGACGTGATGGACTGGTACATCCGCGCCAAGGCCCCCCTGGTGCTCGGTCACGAACCGGCCGGCACCGTGGTCCAGGTCGGGAAAGAGGTGAAGGATTTCGCCCCCGGCGACCGGGTGTTCATGCACCACCACGCCCCCTGCTTCGTCTGCGAACGCTGCCGGCGCGGCCTCTACTCGCTCTGCCCGACCTGGAAAAAGAGCCAGCTGGACCCCGGCGGCATGGCCGAGTACGTGCGCGTCGCCGAGGTCAACCTGGCCGATACCCTCAAGCTGCCCGAGGGGGTCTCCTTCGCCGGTGGCACCCTGGTCGAGCCGGCCGCCTGCGCGGTGAAGGGGATCAGAAAATCCGGCCTGCTGCCCGGCGAGACGGTGCTGGTCACCGGGCTGGGGGTAATGGGTATGCTTAACATCCTGGTGGCCCGCGCCTACGGTGCAGCGCGAATCATCGCCGCCGACCTGGTTCCCTGGCGTCTGCAGAAGGCCCTCGAGCTGGGGGCGGACGCCGTGGTCGACGTCTCGCGGGACAATCTGGCGGAAAAGGTCGCCGAATTGACCGGCGGCGGCAAAGCCGAGCGGGTCATCGTCGGCCCCGGCACGCCGCGGGCCATGGCCGAGGGGATCCGCGCCTGCGCCCCGGGCGGAACGGTGCTGCTGTTTACCCCCACGCCGCCCGGGCAGATCCTGGAACTCGAGCCCCACTTCCTCTATTTCAACGAAATCACCCTCGCCTGCTCCTATTCCTGCGGCCCCTACGACACCCGCGAGGCCCTGGAGCTGATCGCGCGGGGGGCGATTCGCCCCGAGCAGCTGGTCACCCACCGTTTTCCCCTGCAGCGGGCCGGCGAGGCCTTCGCCACGACGGTGAAAGGCGGCGAATCGCTCAAATCCCTGGTCGTTCTCGAGGAGGGCGCATGA
- a CDS encoding ATP-binding protein — MHLPIKYKLFFTLLLTSCLVSGGMFLFIQWNFDRGFLNYVNQQQLAEMEELMPRLAEEYARQGSWQVIQDNPRVWEKLLLSGRDNRGPAPKVPPPPGPALGPPPGKGARLALYDADRQIIIGPPDLPATNLKPVALEGQTIGYLSLVPPQELSEAGDLLFLEQQTQSFALVALSVAVLSLLISFPLTTQLLRPIKALTTGTRKLKAGQYQTRIQAAARDELGQLCNDFNSLAFTLEKNEQARKQWVADIAHELRTPLSVLQGDIEALQDGIREVGPKTLGALHDEARHLTRLVNDLYELSMSDIGALDYKMRRIDPLALFREAAAQNEARFAAKGLELRLDLPNQSCVMSADPDRLRQLFTNLLENSLRYTKAPGLLEVSATNSGQSLRIDFEDTPPGIDPSQYERLFERLYRGEQSRSRATGGAGLGLAICKNIVEAHRGEINAGPSKHGGLHIRLDLPLSTGEFA; from the coding sequence ATGCACCTGCCGATCAAATACAAACTGTTTTTCACCCTGCTGCTGACCAGCTGCCTGGTCTCCGGCGGGATGTTCCTGTTCATCCAGTGGAACTTCGACCGCGGCTTTCTCAACTATGTCAATCAGCAGCAGCTCGCCGAAATGGAGGAGCTCATGCCGCGCCTGGCCGAGGAATATGCCCGGCAAGGCAGCTGGCAGGTCATCCAAGACAACCCGAGGGTCTGGGAAAAGCTGCTGCTCTCCGGCCGGGATAACCGGGGGCCGGCCCCGAAAGTCCCGCCCCCGCCCGGGCCGGCGCTGGGGCCGCCCCCGGGCAAGGGCGCGCGCCTGGCGCTGTATGACGCCGACCGGCAAATCATCATCGGCCCGCCCGATCTGCCGGCGACCAACCTCAAGCCGGTAGCCCTGGAGGGGCAGACCATCGGCTACCTCTCGCTGGTTCCGCCCCAGGAGCTCTCCGAGGCCGGCGACCTGCTGTTTCTTGAGCAACAGACCCAATCCTTCGCCCTGGTCGCCCTGAGTGTAGCGGTGCTTTCCCTGCTCATCAGCTTTCCCCTGACCACGCAGCTGCTGCGGCCGATCAAGGCGCTCACCACCGGCACCCGCAAGCTGAAGGCAGGGCAATATCAGACCCGAATCCAGGCCGCCGCCCGCGATGAACTGGGACAGCTCTGCAACGATTTCAACAGCCTCGCCTTCACCCTCGAGAAGAACGAGCAGGCCCGCAAGCAGTGGGTTGCCGACATTGCCCATGAACTGCGCACCCCGCTGTCGGTCCTGCAGGGAGACATCGAGGCCCTGCAGGACGGAATACGGGAAGTCGGCCCCAAGACCCTGGGCGCCCTGCACGATGAAGCCCGGCATCTCACGCGGCTGGTGAACGACCTCTACGAGCTGTCGATGTCCGACATTGGAGCCCTCGACTACAAGATGCGCCGCATCGACCCGCTGGCCCTGTTCCGGGAGGCCGCCGCCCAGAACGAGGCGCGCTTTGCCGCCAAGGGCCTGGAGCTGCGCCTCGACCTGCCCAACCAGAGCTGCGTGATGTCTGCCGATCCGGACCGGCTGCGGCAACTGTTCACAAACCTGCTCGAAAACAGCCTGCGCTATACCAAGGCTCCGGGCCTGCTCGAAGTCAGCGCCACAAACAGCGGTCAGAGCCTGCGGATCGACTTTGAAGACACCCCACCGGGCATCGATCCCTCCCAATATGAGAGGCTTTTCGAACGCCTCTACCGCGGCGAACAATCACGCAGCCGCGCCACCGGGGGAGCCGGCCTCGGGCTGGCCATCTGCAAAAACATCGTCGAAGCCCATCGTGGCGAGATCAACGCCGGCCCCTCGAAGCATGGCGGGCTGCATATCCGCCTCGACCTGCCTCTTTCCACCGGAGAATTCGCATGA
- a CDS encoding aminotransferase class IV has protein sequence MSFVFLNGKFVPAEEAAVSVFDQGFLYGDGIFESFRSIGGRLYQFSHHFARLQQSAQALVYPTTFRERELEKILLELREMNNLENAYYRVTVTRGTGEIGFRRAITNDLTFLIIAKEFRGFESSYYDEGIALHVARTRRNAPEAINPKIKSISNLNSLLGKLEAKDAGAFEVIMLNNRNHVCEGASSNIFWTRDNWVFTPDASTGLLEGVTRATIMRLCEEKMNLRVITGEYLLQDLKFSNEVFISSTSLEVMPVVKVDGFTINQGLVGPIARRLREELHRDMGIVP, from the coding sequence ATGAGCTTTGTCTTTTTGAACGGAAAATTCGTCCCGGCCGAGGAGGCTGCGGTTTCGGTATTCGACCAGGGGTTTCTGTACGGGGACGGGATCTTTGAAAGCTTCCGCTCCATTGGCGGGCGCCTTTACCAGTTTTCCCATCATTTTGCGAGGCTGCAGCAATCCGCCCAGGCCCTGGTCTATCCCACCACCTTCCGGGAGCGGGAGTTGGAGAAGATTCTGCTCGAGCTGCGCGAGATGAACAACCTGGAAAACGCCTACTACCGGGTCACCGTGACCCGCGGCACGGGGGAGATCGGCTTCAGGCGCGCCATCACCAACGACCTGACTTTTTTGATCATCGCCAAGGAGTTCCGGGGGTTCGAAAGCAGTTACTACGACGAGGGGATCGCCCTGCACGTGGCGCGAACCCGCAGAAACGCCCCGGAGGCGATCAACCCGAAGATAAAATCCATCAGCAACCTCAACAGCCTGCTGGGCAAACTCGAGGCCAAAGATGCCGGGGCCTTCGAGGTGATCATGCTCAACAACAGGAACCACGTCTGCGAGGGCGCCTCATCGAACATCTTCTGGACCAGGGACAACTGGGTGTTCACCCCCGACGCCTCCACCGGGCTGCTCGAAGGGGTCACCCGCGCGACGATCATGCGGCTCTGCGAAGAGAAAATGAACCTGCGGGTGATCACCGGGGAATACCTGCTGCAGGACCTGAAGTTCTCCAACGAGGTCTTTATCAGCTCCACTTCCCTGGAGGTCATGCCGGTGGTGAAGGTCGACGGTTTCACCATCAACCAGGGGCTGGTCGGCCCCATCGCCCGGCGGCTGCGAGAAGAACTGCACCGGGATATGGGCATCGTGCCTTGA
- a CDS encoding 4Fe-4S dicluster domain-containing protein: protein MAIKQIRGCIGCGTCIKTCPTDVIRPDRKSGKAFIKYPADCQICHLCRMYCPVDAISITPDKSIPVVVSWG, encoded by the coding sequence ATGGCGATAAAACAGATAAGAGGCTGCATCGGTTGCGGGACCTGCATCAAGACCTGCCCGACAGACGTAATCCGGCCAGACCGGAAGTCAGGCAAGGCGTTCATCAAGTATCCGGCCGATTGCCAGATCTGCCACCTGTGCCGCATGTACTGCCCGGTGGATGCCATCAGCATTACTCCGGACAAGTCGATTCCGGTGGTCGTCTCTTGGGGATGA
- a CDS encoding sigma 54-interacting transcriptional regulator, which yields MKLRILFSDRVGIVADIANRMAELAASILSMEVDVQHRQAIVYLEVRCDDPALSREGLLTRLRTIPGMLEIATIQTLPQERREKRFQVVLDSISDGILAVDEDGRVAAINRVAQEILDCDASQVLGRPLGELKFSTALTECLTGKTYLNRKRDLISARGRFQFFATGKPIRDSRERIVGAVEILKDMKEVKELANAVVQPQQYTFGDMVGQSPAIQAAIAFAQKIAATDAMVSIRGESGTGKELFASAIHAESGRGGQFVPLNCAALPEQLLESELFGYVGGAFSGARKEGKPGLFEVAREGTIFLDEIAEMPLNLQAKMLRVIQEGCVRRIGGTTEVPVNARIITATNKNLERLVEQNQFREDLYYRINVFPIHIPPLRGRPEDIALLVEHFLFRFNARLGKKTQTLSAEVLAKLTRHHWPGNVRELRNVVERAAILSNSEQIGVDCILFGAELGRAMQAGGPTLARLGEGETLPELMERYEKQLLRAALEKCRSIRQLARQLGVSHTTLLNKMKKHDLGLERK from the coding sequence ATGAAATTGAGGATTCTTTTTTCCGACCGAGTCGGCATCGTCGCCGATATCGCCAACCGCATGGCCGAGCTGGCGGCGAGCATCCTCTCCATGGAAGTGGATGTGCAGCACCGGCAGGCGATCGTCTACCTCGAGGTGCGCTGCGACGACCCGGCCCTGAGTCGCGAGGGGCTGTTGACGCGGCTGCGGACCATCCCTGGGATGCTGGAAATCGCGACGATCCAGACCCTTCCCCAGGAGCGGCGCGAGAAGCGTTTCCAGGTGGTGCTGGACAGCATCAGCGACGGTATCCTCGCGGTGGACGAGGACGGTCGGGTGGCCGCCATCAACCGGGTGGCCCAGGAGATTCTCGACTGTGACGCCAGCCAGGTGCTCGGCAGGCCGCTGGGCGAGTTGAAATTCTCCACCGCCCTGACCGAATGCCTGACGGGGAAGACCTACCTCAACCGAAAACGCGACCTGATCAGCGCCCGGGGGCGGTTCCAGTTCTTCGCCACCGGCAAGCCGATCCGCGACTCCCGCGAACGCATCGTCGGTGCCGTGGAAATCCTCAAAGACATGAAGGAGGTCAAGGAGCTGGCCAACGCCGTGGTCCAGCCACAGCAATACACCTTCGGCGACATGGTCGGGCAGAGCCCGGCGATCCAGGCGGCCATCGCCTTCGCCCAGAAGATCGCGGCCACGGACGCCATGGTTTCGATTCGCGGCGAAAGCGGCACCGGCAAGGAGCTCTTCGCCAGCGCCATTCACGCCGAGAGCGGCCGCGGCGGTCAGTTCGTGCCGCTGAACTGCGCGGCCCTGCCCGAGCAGCTGCTGGAGAGCGAGCTGTTCGGCTATGTCGGCGGGGCCTTTTCCGGGGCGCGCAAGGAAGGCAAGCCCGGTCTGTTCGAGGTGGCCAGGGAGGGCACCATCTTTCTCGACGAGATCGCCGAGATGCCCCTGAACCTGCAGGCCAAGATGCTGCGGGTGATCCAGGAGGGGTGCGTGCGCCGCATCGGCGGGACCACCGAGGTGCCGGTCAACGCCAGGATCATCACCGCCACCAACAAGAACCTCGAGCGGCTGGTGGAGCAGAACCAGTTCCGCGAGGACCTCTATTACCGCATCAACGTCTTTCCCATCCACATCCCGCCGCTGCGCGGCCGGCCCGAGGACATCGCCCTGCTGGTGGAGCATTTCCTGTTCCGTTTCAACGCGCGGCTCGGCAAGAAGACCCAGACCCTCTCCGCCGAGGTCCTGGCCAAGCTGACTCGCCACCACTGGCCCGGCAACGTGCGCGAGCTGCGCAACGTGGTCGAGCGGGCGGCCATCCTGAGCAACTCCGAGCAGATCGGCGTCGACTGCATCCTCTTCGGCGCCGAACTCGGCCGGGCCATGCAGGCCGGCGGTCCGACCTTGGCCCGCCTGGGCGAGGGCGAAACCCTGCCGGAGTTGATGGAGCGCTACGAGAAGCAGCTTCTCCGCGCCGCCCTCGAGAAGTGCCGCAGCATCCGCCAGTTGGCCCGCCAGCTGGGGGTCTCCCACACCACGCTGCTGAACAAGATGAAGAAGCACGATCTTGGTTTGGAGAGGAAATGA
- a CDS encoding EF-hand domain-containing protein has product MNSTMSMMSASSMQRQPPPPDRDVFKVADSDSDGQVSATELKTLAAGIEKITGNSLNVEEALTTFDEDQSGSLSGEELYGLLSSQGFNPAEIIGGENGESGMAPPPPPPQQVSSAYAANAGGDTLGELIEYLQSQTGSGKDYTAFELTA; this is encoded by the coding sequence ATGAACAGCACCATGTCGATGATGAGTGCCAGTAGCATGCAGCGACAACCGCCGCCACCGGACAGGGATGTCTTCAAGGTGGCCGATTCCGACAGCGATGGACAGGTATCCGCTACCGAATTGAAAACCCTCGCCGCGGGGATCGAAAAGATCACCGGCAACAGCCTGAATGTCGAAGAGGCGCTTACCACCTTCGACGAAGACCAGAGCGGCTCTCTCAGCGGAGAGGAGTTGTACGGCCTGTTGTCGAGCCAGGGTTTCAATCCGGCCGAAATCATCGGTGGCGAAAATGGTGAATCCGGCATGGCGCCACCCCCGCCTCCGCCGCAGCAGGTCAGTTCGGCGTACGCGGCCAATGCGGGGGGCGACACCCTCGGAGAATTGATCGAATATCTGCAAAGTCAAACCGGGAGTGGCAAAGATTACACGGCTTTTGAGCTGACAGCCTAG
- a CDS encoding FAD-dependent oxidoreductase: MQDNKRRIVIVGGVAAGMKAASRLRRLDPELEITVLERGRRVSYGACALPYYIEGLFEELDEVMQTPAGVLRDAEFFRKVKGFEVRPGTEALAVDRAAKRVRIRDLASGTESVLPYDALVLATGNRPILPPLPGIDLAGVHPLKSPEDAEQLMELAQQARHAVIVGGGLIGLEMAEALRKRGIAVTLLEMKDQVLASALDFGMAALVHRELRKNGVDLRLSEALQRIEGEAGKVTRVITAAGSYPADLVVMAIGVRPEVSLAREAGLEIGPTGAIAVNERLQTSDPAIFAAGDCAESTDLLSGKKVYVPLGSTANKHGRVVADNLCGREERFPGILGSLSVKVFDLNVARSGLSEEDARLLGRDPVTVLASAPDRAHIYPGAKPVIIKLVAERASRRLLGAQVLGSGAVDKRIDTLVAALTLGASVDQLATMDLAYAPPFASAMDPLIQAANVLRNKLDGIAASLDPLEVQQLRQQNRDALLLDVRSPAEHAEIRIPGATLIPLGALRARLAELPRDRQIIPFCKLSLRGYEAQLILQAAGFEKVRFMEGGILAWPFELETGPIREPATPEGAIEQVA; the protein is encoded by the coding sequence ATGCAGGATAATAAGCGCCGCATTGTGATCGTCGGTGGGGTGGCCGCCGGAATGAAGGCTGCCTCACGGCTGCGCCGCCTCGACCCCGAGCTCGAGATCACCGTGCTGGAACGGGGCCGTCGGGTTTCCTACGGAGCCTGCGCCCTGCCCTATTATATCGAGGGTCTGTTCGAAGAGCTGGATGAAGTCATGCAGACCCCCGCCGGGGTGTTGCGCGATGCCGAATTTTTCCGCAAGGTCAAAGGCTTCGAGGTGCGCCCCGGCACCGAGGCCCTGGCCGTCGACCGCGCGGCGAAAAGGGTCCGCATCCGCGACCTGGCCTCGGGGACCGAGTCGGTCCTGCCCTACGACGCCCTGGTGTTGGCCACCGGCAACCGGCCGATTCTGCCGCCGCTGCCGGGGATCGACCTGGCCGGGGTGCATCCCCTGAAAAGCCCCGAGGATGCCGAGCAGCTCATGGAGCTGGCGCAGCAGGCCCGCCACGCGGTGATCGTCGGCGGCGGGCTGATCGGCCTGGAGATGGCCGAGGCCCTGCGCAAGCGGGGGATCGCCGTAACCCTGCTGGAGATGAAGGACCAGGTGCTCGCCTCGGCCCTCGACTTCGGCATGGCGGCGCTGGTCCACCGGGAGCTGCGCAAGAACGGGGTGGATCTGCGCCTTTCCGAAGCGCTGCAGCGCATCGAGGGGGAAGCGGGAAAGGTGACCCGGGTGATTACCGCAGCCGGAAGCTACCCCGCCGACCTGGTGGTGATGGCCATCGGCGTGCGCCCCGAGGTCAGCCTCGCCCGCGAGGCGGGGCTGGAAATCGGGCCCACCGGTGCCATCGCCGTCAACGAGCGGCTGCAGACCTCCGACCCGGCCATCTTCGCCGCCGGCGACTGCGCCGAATCGACGGATCTGCTGAGCGGCAAAAAGGTCTACGTCCCCCTCGGCTCCACCGCCAACAAGCACGGCCGGGTGGTCGCCGACAACCTCTGCGGCCGCGAGGAGCGCTTTCCCGGCATCCTCGGTTCGCTGAGCGTCAAGGTGTTCGATCTCAACGTGGCCCGCAGCGGCCTCTCGGAGGAGGACGCCCGCCTGCTCGGCAGGGACCCGGTCACGGTGCTCGCCTCGGCTCCGGATCGCGCCCACATCTATCCGGGGGCCAAACCGGTCATCATCAAGCTGGTCGCCGAGCGCGCCAGCCGCCGGTTGCTGGGAGCCCAGGTTCTCGGCTCCGGGGCCGTCGACAAGCGCATCGACACCCTGGTTGCGGCCCTGACCCTGGGGGCCAGCGTCGACCAGTTGGCCACCATGGACCTGGCCTACGCGCCCCCCTTCGCCTCGGCCATGGACCCGCTGATCCAGGCGGCCAACGTGCTTCGCAACAAGCTCGACGGCATCGCCGCCAGCCTCGATCCGCTGGAAGTCCAGCAGCTGCGCCAGCAAAACCGTGACGCACTGCTGCTGGACGTGCGCTCCCCTGCCGAGCACGCCGAGATCCGCATCCCCGGCGCCACCCTGATCCCTCTCGGCGCCCTGCGGGCCAGGCTGGCGGAGTTGCCCCGGGATCGGCAGATCATCCCTTTCTGCAAACTGAGCCTGCGAGGATACGAAGCGCAACTGATCCTCCAGGCGGCCGGCTTCGAAAAAGTGCGCTTCATGGAAGGCGGGATCCTCGCCTGGCCCTTCGAGCTGGAGACGGGTCCGATCCGCGAACCCGCAACACCCGAGGGAGCGATCGAGCAGGTGGCCTGA
- a CDS encoding zinc-binding dehydrogenase, translating into MKTYVLAAPGVIQCHEGPSPVPGPGELLLQVRAALTCGTDLKTWRRGHPKIPLPSPFGHEFSGTVAAVGEGVTAFGPGDAVMAVHTAPCGECFYCRAGQENLCESIMETKVLGAFAEQILLPAHIVARNVFHKPPQLSFEEAAFLEPLACVVYGCTVQPLRPEQTLVIIGAGPIGLLFLLLAKARGVKRVIVTGRREGRLELARRLGAELAINVDREDAIPRILQLTEGRGADQVIECTGRPEVWEATLQMVRKGGRVLLFGGCPSGTRVSFDTGRLHYDEITLDGVFHFTPAAVAEARELLVSGAIDVAPLISERLPLGRLEQALQRLQRGEGLKYALIPED; encoded by the coding sequence GTGAAAACCTATGTCCTCGCCGCCCCCGGCGTCATCCAGTGCCACGAAGGCCCCTCCCCGGTTCCCGGGCCGGGCGAGTTGCTGCTGCAGGTGCGCGCCGCGCTGACCTGCGGCACCGACCTGAAGACCTGGCGGCGCGGCCATCCCAAGATTCCCCTCCCCTCGCCTTTCGGCCACGAGTTCTCCGGCACCGTGGCGGCAGTCGGCGAGGGGGTGACGGCCTTTGGCCCCGGCGACGCGGTGATGGCGGTGCACACCGCCCCCTGCGGGGAATGCTTCTACTGCCGGGCCGGCCAGGAGAACCTCTGCGAGTCGATCATGGAGACCAAGGTGCTGGGCGCCTTCGCCGAGCAGATCCTGCTGCCGGCCCATATCGTCGCCCGCAACGTGTTCCACAAGCCGCCGCAGCTCTCCTTCGAGGAGGCGGCGTTCCTCGAGCCGCTCGCCTGCGTGGTCTACGGCTGCACCGTGCAGCCGCTGCGCCCGGAGCAGACCCTGGTGATCATCGGCGCCGGCCCCATCGGCCTGCTGTTTCTGCTGCTGGCCAAGGCCCGCGGGGTCAAGCGGGTGATCGTCACCGGCCGCCGCGAGGGGCGCCTGGAGCTGGCCCGGCGCCTGGGCGCCGAGCTGGCCATCAACGTCGACCGCGAGGACGCCATCCCCCGCATCCTGCAGCTCACCGAGGGGCGCGGCGCCGACCAGGTCATCGAATGCACCGGCCGCCCCGAGGTCTGGGAGGCCACGCTGCAGATGGTGCGGAAAGGGGGACGGGTGCTGCTGTTCGGCGGCTGCCCCTCGGGAACCCGGGTCAGCTTCGACACCGGGCGGCTGCATTACGACGAGATCACCCTCGACGGGGTCTTTCATTTCACCCCCGCCGCCGTAGCCGAGGCCCGCGAGCTGCTGGTTTCCGGGGCCATCGACGTGGCCCCGCTGATCAGCGAGCGGCTCCCCCTGGGCCGCCTGGAGCAGGCCCTGCAGCGGCTGCAGCGGGGCGAGGGGCTCAAATACGCCCTGATCCCGGAGGACTGA
- a CDS encoding response regulator, whose amino-acid sequence MKERILIVEDEERLADLHRDYLRQAGYETDWLASGETAVEWVKENRPNLVLLDLMLPGKDGLEICKEVRRFSDVPIIMVTARVEEIDRLIGLELGADDYICKPFSPREVVARVKTVLRRSSQPSREDTQTLLSLDEESYQATLVGEKLDLTALEFKLLSILANKPGRIYSRDQLMDLLYSDQRIVCDRTIDSHIKKLRKKISAAAKGVELIHSIYGVGYKYEPI is encoded by the coding sequence ATGAAGGAACGGATACTGATCGTGGAAGATGAAGAACGGCTGGCCGACCTGCATCGCGACTATCTGCGGCAGGCCGGCTACGAAACCGATTGGCTGGCAAGTGGGGAAACGGCCGTGGAATGGGTGAAAGAAAACCGGCCGAACCTGGTACTGCTCGACCTGATGCTGCCAGGAAAAGACGGGCTGGAGATCTGCAAGGAGGTCCGCCGGTTCAGCGATGTGCCGATCATCATGGTGACTGCGCGCGTCGAAGAGATCGACCGGCTGATCGGTCTGGAGCTGGGCGCGGACGACTATATCTGTAAACCCTTCAGCCCGCGCGAAGTGGTGGCGCGGGTCAAAACGGTTTTGCGCCGCAGCTCTCAACCTTCGCGGGAAGACACTCAAACCCTTTTATCCCTGGACGAAGAGAGCTATCAAGCGACGCTGGTGGGGGAAAAACTCGATCTGACGGCCCTCGAATTCAAGCTGCTGAGCATTCTCGCCAACAAGCCCGGCCGTATTTATTCACGCGATCAGTTGATGGACCTTCTCTACAGCGATCAGCGTATCGTCTGTGATCGAACCATCGACAGCCACATCAAGAAACTCCGGAAAAAAATTTCCGCCGCCGCTAAGGGCGTTGAGCTGATTCACTCCATCTACGGCGTCGGTTACAAATACGAACCCATTTGA